In one window of Methanoculleus chikugoensis DNA:
- the thiL gene encoding thiamine-phosphate kinase — translation MDERGLHRLIGTIIDPERLADDCAVIPCGDRLMVASTDMLHETTDFPAGMTDWQVGWMSTAVTLSDIASMGAAPGQVLLAVGLDRPERLSGIMEGARDCCTVFGAELVGGDLDAHRELTIVSTGLGTVAPEYLVRRRGARPGDVIAVTGLLGEAQAALNGYDRHTKELLEPQPRVREGQVLGRAGVSAMMDISDGLALSLYDLLAVNDCGFAVDTARLPLPAGVPGEEGRELALYGGGDFELLFTAPAGILPVPGVTAHVIGEVIAERTVLVDGKPLERRGYLHEWSG, via the coding sequence GTGGATGAACGGGGCCTGCACCGGCTGATCGGGACGATCATCGACCCGGAGCGGCTCGCGGACGACTGCGCCGTCATCCCCTGCGGCGACCGCCTCATGGTCGCAAGCACCGATATGCTCCACGAGACGACCGACTTTCCGGCCGGGATGACCGACTGGCAGGTAGGCTGGATGTCGACGGCGGTCACGCTCTCGGATATCGCGAGCATGGGCGCGGCGCCGGGGCAGGTGCTCCTCGCGGTCGGCCTCGACCGTCCGGAACGCCTTTCCGGGATCATGGAGGGTGCACGGGACTGCTGCACCGTGTTCGGCGCAGAACTCGTTGGCGGCGACCTCGACGCTCACCGGGAACTGACGATCGTGAGCACGGGACTCGGGACTGTCGCCCCGGAGTATCTCGTCCGGAGGCGGGGTGCGCGGCCGGGCGACGTCATTGCGGTCACCGGGCTGCTCGGAGAAGCGCAGGCCGCCCTGAACGGCTATGATCGGCACACGAAGGAACTCCTCGAACCGCAGCCCCGGGTCCGGGAGGGGCAGGTGCTCGGCCGTGCCGGGGTCTCGGCGATGATGGACATCTCCGACGGCCTTGCACTCTCGCTCTACGATCTTCTTGCCGTGAACGACTGCGGGTTTGCCGTCGATACCGCCCGTCTCCCGCTCCCGGCAGGCGTTCCGGGGGAGGAGGGGCGGGAACTCGCGCTCTACGGCGGGGGGGACTTCGAACTCCTCTTTACCGCTCCTGCCGGTATCCTTCCGGTTCCGGGGGTCACTGCGCACGTCATCGGGGAGGTCATAGCAGAGCGAACGGTCCTCGTGGACGGAAAGCCGCTCGAACGCCGGGGTTACCTGCACGAGTGGAGCGGGTAG
- a CDS encoding DUF460 domain-containing protein, producing the protein MKVFGIDIIKGSVRSRTRRPVYALARVEDGDVQGVEEVTGFRLQRLLAAEQPDILAVDSLQEIAADQRELHAFLQSLPPATKLVQVTGGERTESLGKVATRYNISFNKFDPYAEARTTARVAALGAGVEVIAFENTTDITVSRHRSPGRGGWSQNRYARKIHGGVLQKAREIEGRLRGAGLDYEKKETKAFGGYSRVAFRVRAPREMVPVHSSRGADVQVRVAGRQLDRIRFEPLAGRPRYLIVGLDPGTTTGIAAVDLDGNLVLLSSSRQMTMSDIVEELYRAGKPLIVASDVREMPYSVEKIRRAFNAIPYTPKQSLSVEAKYDLTAPFSYTNDHERDALSAALDAYRSLQNKFRNIAKRVGPGYDLDEVRARVLRGQPLDAVLADLQGVPAAKKEEVAAAEAEPERPVEDERVMALDGMVKRLRSYVQELQEELRERDRDLERLRQNVSRARSATERKIRRDAELAAKDAVIESLREQLRGERRRSRRLKKRLERIQKVAKLEVSEDYTPLKVLDSLTREAVRALQEEIGIAGGDVLYVPQTHGWGRGVVKDLAGTGVRALVVGGEPPDPHLIRIAREADLPLLREEAVGPDIRGRTGAALTGALEGAIAEWEEEQKEFRREQEAERVEYLFKEYRSEREKEVRRGG; encoded by the coding sequence CCCTCGCCCGGGTGGAGGACGGCGATGTTCAGGGCGTCGAGGAGGTGACCGGGTTCCGGCTCCAGCGCCTCCTCGCCGCCGAGCAGCCCGACATCCTCGCGGTGGACAGCCTCCAGGAGATCGCCGCCGACCAGCGCGAACTCCACGCCTTCCTGCAGTCGCTCCCGCCCGCAACGAAACTCGTCCAGGTGACCGGCGGCGAGCGCACCGAGAGCCTCGGGAAGGTCGCCACCCGCTACAACATCAGTTTCAACAAGTTCGACCCCTACGCCGAGGCACGGACCACCGCCCGGGTGGCCGCGCTCGGGGCGGGCGTCGAGGTGATCGCGTTCGAGAACACCACCGACATCACGGTGAGCAGGCACCGTTCGCCGGGGCGGGGCGGGTGGAGCCAGAACCGCTATGCCCGGAAGATCCACGGCGGCGTGCTGCAGAAGGCCCGGGAGATCGAGGGACGGCTCCGCGGCGCCGGGCTCGACTACGAGAAGAAGGAGACGAAGGCCTTCGGCGGCTACTCAAGGGTCGCCTTCCGGGTCAGGGCCCCCCGGGAGATGGTGCCGGTCCACTCCTCCCGGGGCGCCGATGTCCAGGTCAGGGTGGCAGGAAGGCAACTCGACCGGATACGGTTCGAACCCCTCGCCGGCCGCCCCCGCTACCTGATCGTCGGGCTCGATCCCGGGACGACCACCGGCATCGCCGCCGTGGACCTCGACGGGAACCTGGTTCTCCTCTCGAGCTCGCGACAGATGACGATGTCCGATATCGTCGAGGAACTCTACCGTGCGGGAAAACCGCTCATCGTCGCCTCCGACGTCCGCGAGATGCCCTACTCGGTCGAGAAGATCCGGCGGGCGTTCAACGCCATCCCCTATACCCCGAAGCAGTCGCTCTCGGTGGAGGCGAAATACGACCTGACCGCCCCGTTCTCCTACACGAACGACCACGAGCGCGACGCCCTCTCGGCGGCGCTGGACGCCTACCGGAGCCTCCAGAACAAGTTCAGGAACATCGCGAAGAGGGTGGGGCCGGGCTACGACCTCGACGAGGTGCGGGCGCGGGTGCTCCGGGGCCAGCCGCTCGATGCCGTTCTGGCGGACCTGCAGGGGGTTCCGGCGGCGAAGAAGGAGGAGGTTGCCGCGGCGGAGGCCGAGCCGGAGCGGCCGGTCGAGGACGAGCGGGTGATGGCGCTCGACGGGATGGTGAAAAGGCTCCGGAGTTACGTGCAGGAACTCCAGGAGGAACTCCGGGAGCGCGACCGCGATCTGGAGCGGCTGCGGCAGAACGTGAGCCGGGCACGCTCCGCGACCGAGCGCAAGATCCGCCGGGACGCGGAACTTGCGGCGAAGGACGCGGTCATCGAGAGCCTGCGCGAGCAGCTCCGGGGCGAGCGGCGGCGGTCCCGGCGACTGAAGAAACGCCTGGAGCGGATCCAGAAGGTCGCGAAACTCGAGGTCTCGGAGGACTACACTCCGCTCAAGGTGCTCGACTCCCTCACCCGCGAAGCGGTGCGGGCTCTCCAGGAGGAGATCGGCATCGCCGGAGGAGACGTCCTCTACGTCCCGCAGACGCACGGCTGGGGCCGCGGCGTGGTGAAGGACCTTGCCGGGACGGGGGTGCGGGCACTGGTCGTCGGCGGGGAGCCGCCCGACCCGCACCTGATCCGGATCGCACGGGAGGCCGACCTCCCCCTCCTCCGGGAAGAGGCCGTCGGGCCGGATATCCGCGGCAGGACCGGGGCGGCGCTGACCGGCGCCCTCGAAGGGGCGATCGCGGAATGGGAGGAGGAGCAGAAGGAGTTCCGGCGCGAGCAGGAAGCCGAGCGGGTCGAGTATCTCTTCAAGGAGTACCGGAGCGAGCGGGAGAAGGAGGTGCGCCGCGGTGGATGA